The stretch of DNA CATCAGCGTCATCCGAAGGTAAGGGAGGCTTCAAGTTGCAAGCGTCAAGCTGCAAGCAAATCGCTTTGACTTGCAGCTCGAAGCTTGTCGCTTGGCGCTGAGTTACCAGCAAATGCCTTCGGTGCGCGTACCGGCGTCAGTGGCTTTGGCCATGAAGCCGACCAGGTCGATGACCTGTTTGCCGTGCGGTGCTTGCTGGGCCAGCGAGCGGAACTTCTCGTCGCGGTTGCCGAGGATGATCACGTCGGAGTTGTCGATCACCGAATCGAAGTCCGCGTTGAGCAGGGACGACACGTGGGGGATCTTCGACTCGATGTAGTCCTTGTTCGCGCCGTGAACACGGGCGTACTCGACGTTGCTGTCGTAGATGCTCAGGTCGTAACCCTTGCCGATCAGCATTTCGGCCAGTTCCACCAGCGGACTTTCGCGCAGGTCATCGGTACCGGCCTTGAAGCTCAGGCCGAGCAGGGCGACTTTGCGTTTGTCGTGGCTTTCAACGATGTCGAAGGCGTTCTGCACTTGCGATTCGTTGCTGCGCATCAGCGAGTTGAGCAGCGGCGCTTCGACGTCCAGCGAACCTGCACGGTAGGTCAGGGCGCGCACGTCTTTGGGCAGGCACGAACCGCCGAAGGCGAAGCCCGGGCGCATGTAGTACTGGGACAGGTTGAGGGTCTTGTCCTGGCAGACCACTTCCATCACTTCACGGCCATCGACGCCAACCGCTTTGGCGATGTTGCCGATCTCGTTGGCGAAGGTCACTTTGGTCGCGTGCCAGACGTTGCAGGTGTACTTGATCATCTCGGCAACGGCGATGTCCTTGCGGATGATCGGTGCATCGAGTTCTTCGTACAGCGATTGCAGAACGTCGCCGGATGCTTTGTCGAATTCGCCGATGACGGTCATCGGTGGCAGGTCGTAGTCGGCGATGGCGGTGGATTCACGCAGAAATTCCGGGTTGACCGCGACGCCGAAGTCGACGCCGGCCTTCTTGCCCGAGCAGTCCTCGAGAATCGGGATCACCACGTTGGCGACGGTGCCCGGCAGCACGGTGCTGCGGACCACGATGGTGTGGCGAGTGGATTTTTCACGCAGCACGAAACCGATCTCGCGGCACACGGCCTCGATGTAGTTCAGTTCCAGATCGCCGTTCTTCTTGCTCGGTGTACCGACGCAGATCATCGACAGGTCGGTGTCACGAATCGCCTCGGCGAAGTTGGTTGTACCGCGCAGACGACCGGTCTCGATACCCTGAGCCAGAAGTTCGCCCAGACCTGGTTCAACAATCGGCGACTTGCCGGCGTTGATCATGTCGATCTTGTCTTTGGCAACATCGACGCCAACCACGTCATGGCCCCGTGCAGACAGGCAACCGGCACACACTGCGCCAACGTAACCCAAACCAAATATGCTGATGCGCATCGCAATTACCTCTGTGTTTTATCAAGCCATTAGATGGCCGGAGTTAATGGTGTTCAGCGGTCATAGTGCACTCGGAAGTGCGGCATGCAGGCGCCACAATGCCGTGTGCAGGCATACTAAGTTCCGAGTGTCTAAATAAATGCACTCAAGATGTGCGCAACTAGGCCTGGTTGTTATGACTTGCCCTGTTATGCAGCCGATCTTCTTGCTGGAAGACTCTTGTGCATGTGTTCCGCCCACCTGATGTCGGACGTAACGCCCTTAAATCAAGCGGTTGGGTGCTCAGGCGAGCACGTCTACAGGGGCGCAGCCTTGGCCTTGTAGAGGATGTTTATGGTGCGTATCACCTATCCATCGTTAGTTGATCAGATGAGTGAGCCATCTAGGCAAGTTGCTGTGACAACTTGGTTACATGGTTCTCCGCTCTGCGTAAGTTATCTCGTACAAACTCGGCGAGAATCGTTACCGGTGGTATGAGCTATGCATTTGGACATAGTTCCTACCCGTTCATCGTCGAATCTGAAATTTTTTGAAATATTGCCAAAGATGGCACTGGTCTCAATTTGATAGCACTTTCGATTTCGCCCTTTATTAATAGGCGGATAATCGCGTTAGATGTTTTTGTGCCACTACCGTGAAAAAATTTAGGTGCCACTACTGAAAAAAATCGCGGCTGTCGAGTGAAACTAAAATTAGAATTGGGGAGGACGATTTTATGGCGCCAATAAAACGGCGAAATATGGCGAGGGATTTTTGACGTCGTGCGAGCTGCACGACTCTTTATAGAAAGAGTCGTGCAATGGGCATGCTTTATTCCGGGGCGTGATCGCGCAAAAACACCAGGTTGTCCGGTTTCGATTGCTCGGCGCTGAAGCGATAGCCCTGCACATCGAACTGTTTGAGGGCAGCCGGATCGTTGATCCGTTCCTGAATCACGAAACGGCTCATCAGGCCACGGGCCTTCTTCGCGTAGAAGCTGATGATCTTGTACTGGCCGTTTTTGAAGTCCTTGAACTCGGTGTTGATGATCCGCGCATTCAGCGCGCTGCGCTTGACCGCCGAGAAGTATTCGTTGGAGGCCAGGTTCAGCAGCACGTCATCGCCTTGTTCGGCGAGCGCTTCGTTGAGCCATTCGCTGATGCGCGTGCCCCAGAATGCGTACAGATCCTTGCCACGGGCGTTGGCCAGTTTGGTGCCCATTTCCAGACGATACGGTTGCATCAGATCCAGCGGGCGCAGCAGGCCATAGAGGCCGGAGAGCATCCGCAGGTGCTTTTGCGCGTAGTCGAACTGGTCTTCGCTGAACGATTGCGCATCGAGACCGGTGTACACGTCACCCTTGAACGCGAGCAGGGCCTGCTTGGCGTTTGCCGGGGTGAAGGCGGGCGTCCAGCTGCCGAAACGCGCGGCATTCAGGCCGCCGATCTTGTCGGACACGTGCATCAGTTCGCTGATTTGCGCCGGGCTCAGTTCGCGCAGTTGCTGGATCAGCTCCTGGGAATGGTCGAGGTATTGCGGCTGAGTGAAGCGCTGGGTCGCCGGCGGTGTTTCATAATCGAGGGTCTTGGCGGGGGAAATCACCATCAGCATGAAGTCGTCTCCTTTAATCGTGGGGGCGATTCTAGGGGGTTGGCGGTGCTGACTCCAGCTATCAAGCCCATAGGTGATCGACGGCTCACCTCAATTCCCTTGTGGGAGGGGGCTTGCTCCCGAAGAGGCCGTGTCAGTCGCTATAGGTGTTGAATGACCCACCGCATTCGCGAGCAAGCCCGCTCCCACAGGGGCTAGGTGTTGCTGCAAAGAATCGTGTGAGATCAGCTATAGTGCCGCGCGGGTTTGGTTATGGAGACACCCCTTTGCGCATTGTTCTTTTATTCACCGCGTGGCTGTTGAGCTGCGGTGCCATGGCGGCACCGGGTGACGTGGCGACGCTGGATCGCAGCACCTGGCCGGAGCAGCTCAGCAACCCGACCCTGTTCGACGTCGCGTCCCGCGCGGAAATCCTCATGTTCGCCCGTGGCCTGCTCGGCACCGAAGCGCTGGACGAGGCCGCGCTGGCCCAGCGTCTAGGGCTGCGTACGGTCAATCTCGGCGCGATCAACAGCCTGCGTCAGCGGTTGTGGGAACGACTGTTGGCCGGCTACAACTTCGCCCAGCAGAGCTGCGATCAGGACGCCTCCTTCTGCTTCCTCGTCGAAGATTTGCCGTCGTTGCGCGAGCAGGCGGCCAAGTTCGTGGTCAGCGACGACAGTTATTACACCAAGTGGGCGGAGCCGAGCCGGCTGTTTCATTTGCAGTACCTGGACGAGCTGATGCGCAAGGCCGCGCTGTCGCCGCAAACCAGCAGCGAAGTCGATCATTTTGGCGACTACGAGCGCAATGGCGACGAGATGCACGATCGGCTGTTTCTGCTGAGTTTCGACAGCGCCGCCAATCTGCTGCCGGACAACACCGACTGGATCGCCGACTACCTGCGCAAATCCAATCTGAGCGGCACCTTCTTCCTCCTGGGCAAGGACGTGCAGGCGCGGCTGGCGGATCGCTCGGTGAGCAACCTGCAATCGGAGTTCTCCAAACAGTGCGTTGGCGTGCAGGGCTGGGAGTTCCGTTCCCACAGCCACTGGCAGGACTGGCAGGACTCGGTGCGCCGCAGCAGCGATCTGGTGAAGAGCAAGCTTCCGGAAAACTACGTACCGCTGTTCCGTCCGCCGGAGGGGCAGCGCCGCAGTGATGCCGGCAGTTTCTTCCGCAATCAGGGTCTGCAAGTGGCGCTGTGGGACATCGATGCCCAGGACGGCGCGGGCAAACTCAAGGGCGCGCCGAGTGCGCAGCGGGTGTTGACCCAGATGCTGTTGTGGCGCCATGGGGTGATCAATTTCAACATGAAACAGGATGCGGTGAAGACCGCGCTGCCGTGGCTGATTACGCAAACTGCGCAAAGCGGGATCGGCTGGGAGGATTGTCAGGACGGGTTTCGCTGACAAACGGCAAAAGCCCGGGAACATTGGGCTTGGGGCGATTTTTATAGAGAATTCGATGCAGGCGGACTTCCGACTTTAGCGGTGTCTGGACGGTCCGCCAAGGGCTTTTCGTCACTCTGCAAAATAAACTTAAAAAAACCGTCAAAGTACTTTTTTATGTCATGGGTTTTGGAGTATTACGAAGACAGACCGCCGAAACCTGCAACACAGGTGGCGTCTTCCAAGACCCGTTTGTTTGCAGTCACTTGAATCTCCGCAGGTGAGGTTTCGGCAGTCACTTCGAGGCGCAGCACCGCTCAGGTATTGCGTCGAATGGCTCCCACAAAGGTGACCGAGTATGGATGATCACGGACGTAGCCCTTCTTCCAACCAGCCAATCCTTTATGTACTCGATACCAACGTATTGATTCACGATCCAAATGCCCTGCTGAATTTCGAAGAACACCACGTCGCGATCCCGATGACCGTGCTTGAGGAACTGGACAAGCTCAAGAGCGGCCATCACAGCGTTGCTGCCGAATGCCGTCAGGCTATCCGTCTGATTGACAAGACCCTGGGCGATGCCTCCCCCGAGGATGTCGAACTGGGCGTGCCGATCCAGCGCGGCAAGGGCGGGCCGAAGGGCTTGCTGTCAATTCTGATGAGCAAACAGGCCGAGTCGAGCCTGATTCTGCCCGAGCATCTGAACGACAACAAAATCATCAACCAGTTGATCGACCTGCACACCCGCGATCCAAAAAAGCCTGTGGTGCTGGTCACCAAAGACATCAACATGCGCCTCAAGGCGCGCGCCTGCGGCATTGATGCCGAGGATTACAGCACCGACCAACTGGTCGATGACGTGTCCCTGCTGCCCAATGGCTACCACAACATGACTGGCTCTTTCTGGGACCGCGTGAGCAAGGTCGATACCCGTCAGGATCACGGCCGCACCTGGCATCAGGTGCAACTGATCGACAACCTGCCGGCGGTGCATATCAACGAGTTCATCATCGATGAACAGGGCTTTGTCGGCTGGATCAAGGAAATTCAGGAAGATCGGCTGCTGATTCTCGACCTGCACCAGGAACCGCTGCTGCACCAGGAAGCCTGGGGCCTCAAACCACGCGACATTTATCAGAGTCTGGCGCTATACGCGCTGCTGGATCCGGACATCCATCTGGTCAATCTGTCGGGTGCGGCAGGTTCGGGTAAAACCATTCTGGCGCTGGCCGCTGCGATCGAGCAGACCATGGTCAGCAAGCGTTATCGCCGAATCATCGCGACCCGCAGCGTGCAGGGCCTGGACCAGGAAATCGGCTTCCTGCCCGGCACCGAAGCGGAAAAAATGGAGCCGTGGCTGGGCGCCATTACCGACAACCTCGAAGCTTTGCACATGGATGACGAAAACACCCATGGCAGCGTCGATTACATCCTCAGCAAAGTGCCGTTGCAGTTCAAATCGCTCAACTACATTCGCGGTCGCAGCTTCCAGCAGAGCCTGATCCTGATCGACGAATGCCAGAACCTCACGCCGCACCAGATGAAAACCATCATCACCCGGGCGGGCGCTGGTTCCAAAGTGGTGTGCCTGGGCAACTTGGCACAGATCGATACCCCTTACCTGTCCGCGACCAGCTCCGGGCTGACCTACCTGACCGAACGCTTCAAGGATTTCCCGAACGGGGTGCACATCACCCTGCAGGGCGTGCCACGTTCGATTCTGGCCGAATACGCCGAATCGCATTTGTAACCCTTCAACCGAAGCCGGGCGGCCCGAAAGCCGCCCGGTTTTTTATGCCCTACGCAAATCAAAATGCAGGAGTGAGCCTGCTCGCGATAGCGGTCGATCAGTGGACATCAATGTTGAATATCAGACCGCTATCGCGAGCAGGCTCACTTCTACAGGGGATAGTGGTGAACTCGTAATCAGGGATGCAGAAATTTGACTCGCAGGTTTACAATCCACGCTCCTGATCAGGAGTAATCCCGTGCTGACTCATCTCGATTCCCAAGGTCGCGCCAACATGGTCGACGTCACCGAAAAAGCCGTGACGTTCCGTGAAGCGACGGCCCAGGCGCTGGTGCGCATGCTCCCCGAAACCCTGCAGATGATCGTCAGTGGCGGCCATCCCAAGGGTGATGTGTTTGCCGTGGCGCGTATCGCCGGCATTCAGGCAGCGAAGAAAACCAGTGATCTGATTCCCCTGTGCCACCCGCTGATGCTCACCGGCGTCAAAGTCGAGCTCAGTGCTGAAGGCGATGACAGTGTGCGCATCGTCGCGCGCTGCAAACTGTCCGGGCAGACCGGCGTCGAAATGGAAGCGCTGACCGCCGCCAGCGTCGCCGCCCTGACCCTCTACGACATGTGCAAAGCCGTCGATCGTGGCATGACCATCGAAAGCGTGCGCCTGCTGGAGAAGGTCGGCGGCAAGAGCGGGCATTTCCAGGCGGAGCAGCCATGAAGCTGACGGTGAAGTTTTTTGCCCGTTACCGTGAAGCGCTGGGCGTGGATTCGGTGGCGGTCGAAGGTGATTTCGCCACCGTCGATGACGTGCGCGCACTGCTCGTGCAACGTGGCGGTGCCGAGGTGTTGAGCGAACAGAACCTGATGTGCGCCCGCAACGAAGACCTGTGCCAGCTCGACGAGCCGGTGAGTGACGGCGACGAAGTGGCGTTTTTTCCCACCGTGACCGGAGGCTGAGCCATGGCGATTCGTGTGCAGTGCGCGGCGTTCGATCCCGGTGCTGAAGTCAACGCGATGCACGCGGCCAACGTCGGCGTCGGCGCGGTAGTGAGTTTTGTCGGCTACGTGCGCGACTTCAATGACGGGCTGGACGTGGCCGGGATGTTTCTCGAGCACTACCCGGGCATGACCGAAAAAGCCCTGGGCAAGATCACCGTTGAGGCCGAACAGCGTTGGCCACTGTTGAAGCTGGAAGTGTTGCACCGCATCGGCGCGCTGGAGCCGGGTGAGCCGATCGTGTTTGTCGGTGCAGCCAGTGCCCATCGTCAGGCCGCTTTCGATGCCTGCGCCTTTGTCATGGACTACCTGAAAACCCGCGCGCCGTTCTGGAAGAAAGAAAACACCAGCGACGGCCCGCGCTGGGTTGAAGGGCGGGACAGTGATCACGCCGCAGCCGATCGCTGGAAGAAATAAAACCCGCGTCGTCCTCAAGTCAGTCATCGCGATCAGGCTCACTCCTGCAGTTGGAATGCGTTCCCCTGTAGGAGTGAGCCTGCTCGCGATGGCGTCATTCGCCACACAACAATATCCTGACTCTCTGCCCAATTGACGGTTTGTACGTAAAAGTCCAGTATGGATTTACAAGTATAAAAAAGCCGTTCCAGCTCTTTTCTTCTGTCTTGCCAAACCAACAACAACCCGCGAGAGAACGAACATGAAGAAACTCCCCCTCATCACCGGTCTGGCCCTGAGCCTGTTGGCGTGCACCAGCGTGTTTGCCGCCGAGAAAACCCTGCGCATCGGCATCGAGGCCGCCTATCCGCCATTCGCCTCGAAAACCGACAAGGGTGAAATCGTCGGTTTCGACTACGACATCGGCAATGCCCTGTGCGTGCAGATGAAGGCCAAGTGTGTGTGGGTCGAGGGTGAGTTCGATGGCCTGATTCCTTCGCTGAAAGTGAAGAAAATCGACATGGCCCTGTCGTCGATGACCATCAACGAGGATCGCAAGAAGTCGGTGGATTTCACCCACAAGTACTACTTCACCTCATCGCGACTGGTGATGAAGGACGGCGCCACGGTGGATGACCAGTACGCCAGCCTCAAGGGCAAGAACGTCGGCGTGCAGCGCGCCACCACTACCGATCGTTATGCCACCGAGGTGTTTGAGCCGAAGGGCATTAACGTCAAGCGCTACAGCAACAACGAAGAGATCTACATGGACCTGGCGGCCGGGCGCCTCGATGCGATTTTCGCCGACACCATTCCGCTGACGGACTTCCTGTCGATGCCGCGTGGCAAGGGCTATGCGTTTGTCGGGCCTGAGTTGAAGGATCCAAAGTACGTGGGCGAGGGCGCGGGGATTGCGGTGCGCAAGGGCAATACTGAACTGGTCAGCGAGTTGAACACGGCCATCGACGGGATCCGTGCGAGTGGCGAGTATCAGAAGATCTCCCAGAAGTATTTCAAGTCCGACATCTACGGCGACTGATAGCCCGCCTTCGGGAGCAAGCCCCCTCCCACAGGGGAACGCATTCCAATGTGGGAGACTTCCGAGAAGTATTTCAAGTCTGACATCTACGGCGACTGATGGCCCGCTATCGTCGGAACGCCGCCCGGAGCCGGCTCACTCCTGCATGGGATCGCATTTCAAATGTAGGAGCGAGCCTGCTCGCGATGGGGCCAGATCAGGTAATACACCTGCTGGATCCTAGCCCTTCAATTCCTTCAAATGCTTGTACACCGTCGCCCGCCCCATGTTCAGCACGTTGGCCACATAGTTCGAGGCGCTCTTGCCCTTGAATGCGCCTTCGGCGTGCAGTGCCAGTACCAGCTCACGCTTGTGGTCGCGGGTCAGTAGATTCAGGCTCAGTTGGCGCTCGCGCAGCCAGGCGTGGAGGAAGGTGTTGATGCGTTCCTGCCAGTCATCGCGAAACAGTGAGTCCGGTTGCGGGATCAGCTTGCTCGGTGACAGGAACAGGTCCAGCGCAGCCTTGGCATTCTCGAACAGCGAAATATTCAGGTTGATGCACAGTACCGCCAGCGGCCGCTGTTCGCCGTCGCGCAGTACCGTGCTCAGGCTGCGAATCTTCTGGCCGTCCCAATTGAGCTTTTCATACGGGCCGATATTGCGGTCGCTGACATCCTCGCTGAGCATGTCTTCAAGTGATGAATCGTCGCCGATCTCGCGTTTGGACAGGTTGTTGGCGATGTAGTCGACTTTCTGCGTGCGCAAGTCGTGCAGCACCACTTCGGCGTGCGGAAAGAACAGCGTGGCGATGGCGTCGGCGACGGCACGGAAGTTATCCAGTGCCGGATCGAATTCGGGGGCGGTCATGATTGTGGAGCTCCAGGCGGCGTCAACGCCCCCGTGAACAGGGGGCGCTGCGAGTGTGCCGCAATCCGTTGGGCGCGTCATCCGCGAGGGTGCTCAGCCAAGCCGTGCAGGCGAGAGCATGGCGCTGCTCAGACCGAACTGCTGCAGCGGCTCAGGCAGCGGCTGACCCCGCAGCAATGCCGCGCTGGCCTGGCCCATGGCCGGTGAGGTCTGAATGCCGTAACCACCCTGAGCGGCGACCCAGAACAGCCCTGGCACTTGTGGATCGAAGCCGCTGAGCAGATCACCGTCCGCGACAAAGCTGCGCAAACCGGCCCAGGTGCGGGTCGGGCGGCGGATGGTCAGGGTCGTGGCTTCTTCGATCTGGTAGATGCCCATGGCGATGTCCAGCTCTTCCGGTTGTACGTCGTGAGGTTCGACCGGGTCGGCATTGGCCGGCGAGCCGAGGAACATCCCGGCGTCGGGTTTCATGTAGAACGATTCGTCGAGGCTGACCAACATCGGCCAGTGGTGAATGTCGACACCCTCGGGGCCTGCGAAGATGAACGCGGCACGGCGCTTGGGTTGCACGCCCAGCGATTGCGCGCCGGCCAATGCACCGACCTTGTCGGCCCAGGCGCCGGCGGCGTTGATAATGATCGGGGCGGTAAAGCTCTGGCCGTTGGTTTGCACTTGCCACTGGCCGTCGGCATCGCGACTCAGGCCCAGCACCTCGCAATCGGTGTGCACTTCGCCGTTGTTGCGGCGAATGCCGCGCAGGTAACCCTGATGCAGGGCATCGGTGTCGATGTCGCTGGCGGTCGGGTCGTAGATCGCACCGTGAACCTTTTCCCGACGCAGAATCGGCAGCCGTGCGCAGGCTTCGTCAGCACTGAGCAATTGCATCTGCGGCACCGTGGCTTTGGCGCTGAGGTACTGGTTGTT from Pseudomonas sp. P8_229 encodes:
- a CDS encoding nucleotide sugar dehydrogenase, with product MRISIFGLGYVGAVCAGCLSARGHDVVGVDVAKDKIDMINAGKSPIVEPGLGELLAQGIETGRLRGTTNFAEAIRDTDLSMICVGTPSKKNGDLELNYIEAVCREIGFVLREKSTRHTIVVRSTVLPGTVANVVIPILEDCSGKKAGVDFGVAVNPEFLRESTAIADYDLPPMTVIGEFDKASGDVLQSLYEELDAPIIRKDIAVAEMIKYTCNVWHATKVTFANEIGNIAKAVGVDGREVMEVVCQDKTLNLSQYYMRPGFAFGGSCLPKDVRALTYRAGSLDVEAPLLNSLMRSNESQVQNAFDIVESHDKRKVALLGLSFKAGTDDLRESPLVELAEMLIGKGYDLSIYDSNVEYARVHGANKDYIESKIPHVSSLLNADFDSVIDNSDVIILGNRDEKFRSLAQQAPHGKQVIDLVGFMAKATDAGTRTEGICW
- the yaaA gene encoding peroxide stress protein YaaA is translated as MLMVISPAKTLDYETPPATQRFTQPQYLDHSQELIQQLRELSPAQISELMHVSDKIGGLNAARFGSWTPAFTPANAKQALLAFKGDVYTGLDAQSFSEDQFDYAQKHLRMLSGLYGLLRPLDLMQPYRLEMGTKLANARGKDLYAFWGTRISEWLNEALAEQGDDVLLNLASNEYFSAVKRSALNARIINTEFKDFKNGQYKIISFYAKKARGLMSRFVIQERINDPAALKQFDVQGYRFSAEQSKPDNLVFLRDHAPE
- a CDS encoding polysaccharide deacetylase family protein, whose product is MAAPGDVATLDRSTWPEQLSNPTLFDVASRAEILMFARGLLGTEALDEAALAQRLGLRTVNLGAINSLRQRLWERLLAGYNFAQQSCDQDASFCFLVEDLPSLREQAAKFVVSDDSYYTKWAEPSRLFHLQYLDELMRKAALSPQTSSEVDHFGDYERNGDEMHDRLFLLSFDSAANLLPDNTDWIADYLRKSNLSGTFFLLGKDVQARLADRSVSNLQSEFSKQCVGVQGWEFRSHSHWQDWQDSVRRSSDLVKSKLPENYVPLFRPPEGQRRSDAGSFFRNQGLQVALWDIDAQDGAGKLKGAPSAQRVLTQMLLWRHGVINFNMKQDAVKTALPWLITQTAQSGIGWEDCQDGFR
- a CDS encoding PhoH family protein, with translation MDDHGRSPSSNQPILYVLDTNVLIHDPNALLNFEEHHVAIPMTVLEELDKLKSGHHSVAAECRQAIRLIDKTLGDASPEDVELGVPIQRGKGGPKGLLSILMSKQAESSLILPEHLNDNKIINQLIDLHTRDPKKPVVLVTKDINMRLKARACGIDAEDYSTDQLVDDVSLLPNGYHNMTGSFWDRVSKVDTRQDHGRTWHQVQLIDNLPAVHINEFIIDEQGFVGWIKEIQEDRLLILDLHQEPLLHQEAWGLKPRDIYQSLALYALLDPDIHLVNLSGAAGSGKTILALAAAIEQTMVSKRYRRIIATRSVQGLDQEIGFLPGTEAEKMEPWLGAITDNLEALHMDDENTHGSVDYILSKVPLQFKSLNYIRGRSFQQSLILIDECQNLTPHQMKTIITRAGAGSKVVCLGNLAQIDTPYLSATSSGLTYLTERFKDFPNGVHITLQGVPRSILAEYAESHL
- the moaC gene encoding cyclic pyranopterin monophosphate synthase MoaC, with product MLTHLDSQGRANMVDVTEKAVTFREATAQALVRMLPETLQMIVSGGHPKGDVFAVARIAGIQAAKKTSDLIPLCHPLMLTGVKVELSAEGDDSVRIVARCKLSGQTGVEMEALTAASVAALTLYDMCKAVDRGMTIESVRLLEKVGGKSGHFQAEQP
- a CDS encoding MoaD/ThiS family protein, translating into MKLTVKFFARYREALGVDSVAVEGDFATVDDVRALLVQRGGAEVLSEQNLMCARNEDLCQLDEPVSDGDEVAFFPTVTGG
- the moaE gene encoding molybdopterin synthase catalytic subunit MoaE, translated to MAIRVQCAAFDPGAEVNAMHAANVGVGAVVSFVGYVRDFNDGLDVAGMFLEHYPGMTEKALGKITVEAEQRWPLLKLEVLHRIGALEPGEPIVFVGAASAHRQAAFDACAFVMDYLKTRAPFWKKENTSDGPRWVEGRDSDHAAADRWKK
- a CDS encoding ABC transporter substrate-binding protein gives rise to the protein MKKLPLITGLALSLLACTSVFAAEKTLRIGIEAAYPPFASKTDKGEIVGFDYDIGNALCVQMKAKCVWVEGEFDGLIPSLKVKKIDMALSSMTINEDRKKSVDFTHKYYFTSSRLVMKDGATVDDQYASLKGKNVGVQRATTTDRYATEVFEPKGINVKRYSNNEEIYMDLAAGRLDAIFADTIPLTDFLSMPRGKGYAFVGPELKDPKYVGEGAGIAVRKGNTELVSELNTAIDGIRASGEYQKISQKYFKSDIYGD
- a CDS encoding transcriptional regulator, whose product is MTAPEFDPALDNFRAVADAIATLFFPHAEVVLHDLRTQKVDYIANNLSKREIGDDSSLEDMLSEDVSDRNIGPYEKLNWDGQKIRSLSTVLRDGEQRPLAVLCINLNISLFENAKAALDLFLSPSKLIPQPDSLFRDDWQERINTFLHAWLRERQLSLNLLTRDHKRELVLALHAEGAFKGKSASNYVANVLNMGRATVYKHLKELKG
- a CDS encoding NAD(P)/FAD-dependent oxidoreductase, with amino-acid sequence MSQADFIIIGGGIAGASTGFWLSPHAKVIVLERESHPGYHSTGRSAALYTAAYGTPQVRALTLASREFFDHPPSGFCEHPLLTPRGEMTVDFTGDAAELNNQYLSAKATVPQMQLLSADEACARLPILRREKVHGAIYDPTASDIDTDALHQGYLRGIRRNNGEVHTDCEVLGLSRDADGQWQVQTNGQSFTAPIIINAAGAWADKVGALAGAQSLGVQPKRRAAFIFAGPEGVDIHHWPMLVSLDESFYMKPDAGMFLGSPANADPVEPHDVQPEELDIAMGIYQIEEATTLTIRRPTRTWAGLRSFVADGDLLSGFDPQVPGLFWVAAQGGYGIQTSPAMGQASAALLRGQPLPEPLQQFGLSSAMLSPARLG